Part of the Kineococcus aurantiacus genome, CACCCGTGGGCAGGGACGCGCCGTTGCGCTGCTGTGCGGCCGATCCGCCGGGTGCACCGGCAGTTCGATGCGCGAGGTGGTGGCGCGCGTCGAGGACGCTGTCGGGCACGAGCCGCACCACGAGGAGCACGAGGTCGTCGAGCCGAGTGCGGGGGGAGTTCCTGCGTCGTCCTCGCGGGGGTGCTCCCGGCGCGGGTGGCTCGCTCGCACCTCCCCGGCTCGGCCCGGTCGTCGGAGCACCTCGATCCCCGTGTCACGAACGACAGCAGGAACCGGTTGACGGCACACCGCCCCTTCTCGTCTCGGCCGGGCCTCGTGCTGCGACCGGCGGCGGACACCCCTGGGCTAGGAGAAACCCATGACGACGACTGCAGCACCCCAGCAACGCTTCCCCTCGGCCGCCACCCTCTACCGCCGTGCTGTCGACGCCCTTCCGCTGCGCGTGCGACACGGCGCCTGGTACCACTACCGCAACCTGCGCTACCGCCGGGACTTCGGCCGCTGGCCCTCCGTGCACGACCCGCAGTACTTCACCGAGAAGGTGCTCTGGAGGATCGCCCACGACCGCCGCCAGCTCCTGGCGGTCACCTGCGACAAAGCGCGCATGAAGGAGTGGGCGCGGCAGAACGCCCCGGCGTTCGTGCAGATCCCGCGCCTGCGCTGGCAGGGGAGGGACCTGAGGGAGCTCGCGGACGTCGACCTGCCGGAGCACTGGGTGCTGAAACCCAACCACCGCTCCGCTCTGGTCCAGTTCGGCAGCGGCGCTCCGGACGTCGACGACCTGCTGTCCCGCACCGCTGGGTGGCTGGACCCGCTGCAGTGGGTAGCGCTGGGCGAGTGGGCGTACACGCTGGCGGACGCGTCCTACCTCGTGGAAGACCGGATCGGTGTTCCCGGTGACGAACTGACCGACTTCAAGTTCTACGTGTTCGAGGGCGACGTCGCCCTCGTGCACACCGACACCAACCGCTTCACCCATCGCGGGCACCGCCTCTACTCGCCGGACTGGCAGTGGGTCGGACGCGCCAAGGGGATGCCCACGGGAGAGGACGTGCCCCGCCCGGAACTCCTCGAGGAGATGCTCGAGGCGGCCTCGGCGATGGGGCGTGGGTTCGACTTCATCCGGGTCGACCTCTACCAGCACGACGGTCAGGTCTGGTTCGGGGAGATCACCCCGTACCCCGGGAGCGGGACGATCAGCTGGCAGCCCGATGAACTCGACCTGCGGATCGGTCGGCGTTGGCGCTTGCCGTCCTTCGACGAGACCCCCGTGCCGCCGGTCGACCACGGAGCGGATCGCCGCGTCGCGTCTCCGGGTGCCCGGGAGGCGGCCAGTCGCGTACCGCTGTGACGTCGACGCGCGCGGTTCGACGGGGACCGGGCTGAGCCGGCCGGCACGGCCCACGCCCTGGTCACCGGCTGCACCTGCGCCCGGAGCCCCGGCACGCCGATCGTGATCAGGCCCAGGACGTGTCGACCGCGGTGCGCGGCGGGCGGGCAGCACGGCTGCCCCTTCCCCGTAGGGCCGGGTACCGCTAACCTCACCGCCAGCACTTCGCTGCCGCGACGCCTCGGCCACCGGGTCGTTCGGGAGCTCATGATGCGGCCCGTCACATGGAGGACCTCCTGTGTCCGTGCGCAAGAACATCCTCAGCCTGACAGCAGCCGAGACGCAGCGGTTGTTCGCCGCCTTCAACACGCTCAAGGCGGACGGTCGCTACGACAACTTCACCCGTCGCCACATGAGGGCGATGAACACCGCGACGCCCGCCGGGTCGTCGCGCAACGTGGCGCACCGAGGTCCGGCGTTCCTCCCGTGGCACCGCGCATCGCTGCTCGAGTTCGAGAGCGCACTGCTGAGCGTCGACCCCTCGATCTCCGGGCTGCCGTACTGGAAGTGGGAGCAGGAGTCCGCCCTGAACGCGGGGAAGCCCGCGACCTCGCGGTTCTGGAGCGCGGCCCTCGTGGGGTCCGACGGGGTGGCGACGGCCGGCGACCGCGTCCAGGACGGTCCCTTCGCGTCGTGGACCGCACTGATCCACCAGAGCAGCACCAACACCTTCGTACCGCGCTCCACCCCCGGTCTCGTCCGGCGCCTCGGCCGCGACCCCGGCGGGGTCACGACGCTCGCCGACCAGGCCCAGGTGACCGACGCCCTGAACAACTTCACGACCTACGACCTGGCTCCCTGGGACGCCACGGTCGCCAGCTTCCGCAACCGGCTGGAGGGGTGGCACGCCGGGTCCCGGCTGCACAACCAGGTGCACCGGTGGGTGGGTGGGGACATGCTGGTGGGGACCTCGCCCAACGACCCCGTCTTCTGGTTGCACCACTGCAACATCGACCGCATCTGGTGGTCGTGGCAGTCCCGCTACGGCGTCACCACCAAGTACCAGCCCGCCTCGGGGGGACCCGTCGGCCACAACCGCAACGACGTGATGCAGCAGCTCATCACCCCCCGGCCGATCGCCGAGGTCCTCGACATCCGGACGCTCGGGTACAAGTACTCCTAGGAGCCACGATGATCAGTCGCAGGCACTACGTCGCAGGGGCGTGGGCCCTGTTCGCGGGAGCCGTCGTGGGGACGGTCGTGTGGCCCTTCCCCGACACCGAGGCAGTGGCCCTGCCGACCGACGACGACTTCGGCTACCGCGGGCGGAAGGTGCGGGTGACCCCCCACGGCCGGGAGATCCACATCGTGGTCGACGGGACCAAGGAGGTCCACGTCGACCGCGGAGGACCTCGCGGCGGCTACCTCACCCACGCCCTGCCGTTCACGGAGTTCGCGTCCCCGCGAGCGCTGGCCCGGGCCGTCATCGACGCCGAGGACGGCGGGCTGCTGCTCATCTGACCCGGGCTACTCCCCGTCGGGGCCTCGCGACCGGTCGTCCTCCGCGTCGGTGTCCTTGCCGCGGAACAGCTTCCGGAACGCGCCGAAGCGGCTGCCCTGCCCACCGGCAGCGGCACCGGCGGCCTCGGAGGGGTCGAGGCGCCCCAGGACCAGCTGCTGCACCACGTCGGGCCACACGGACAGCAGCAGACCGGGCTTGGGGTCGGCGCCGCGCTCACCACCGACCCACGTCTGACCCTCGATCGACTCCTCCCCCACGGTGAGCAGCACGACCTCGGCCCCCCGGAGCAGGCGCGACAGGGTCAGCGCGTCCGCCTCACCGCTGCTCGGGTCCGCGGTCACCAGGACGCAGCCCAGCCCCTTCACGGGGACCACGGTCGCGCTCACGCCCGCGGCCGTGCACACCTCCGCGAGCTTCCTCGCGTCGAGCACCGGAGCGACGAGGACCGACCGGACCGGCGGCTTGGGGCCGAAGGCCTTCTCGAACTCGGCGTCGAAGTCGAACTCCCCGGGTTCCTCGCTCACCGCTGCTCCCCCGCGAACCGGGCCGTCACCGCGTCACCGTGGGCGGGCAGGTCCTCGGACTGCGCCAGCGCCACGACGTGCGGCGCCACCTCCCGCAGGGCCCGCTCGTCGTAGTCGACGACGTGGACGCCGCGCAGGAAGGTCTGCACGCTCAGCCCGCCGGAGTGCGCGGCCGTCCCCCCGGTCGGCAGGACGTGGTTCGACCCCGCGCAGTAGTCCCCCAGCGACACCGGCGAGTGCGCGCCGACGAAGACCGCACCGGCGTTGCGGACCCGGGCGGCGACGGCGCGGGCGTCGGCGGTCTGGATCTCCAGGTGCTCGGCCGCGTACGCGTCGACCACGGCCAGGCCGGCGTCGACGTCGTCGACGAGGACCACGGCCGACTGCCGTCCGCGCAGCGCCTCCTCCACCCGGCCCGCGTGCTTCGTCGCCGCCACCCGCCCCACCAGGGCCTCCTCCACCGCGTCCGCGAGCGCGGTGGAGTCGGTGACCAGGACGGCCGCCGCCATCGGGTCGTGCTCGGCCTGGCTGACCAGGTCCGCGGCCACGTGGACCGGGTCGGCCGTGGCGTCGGCCAGGA contains:
- a CDS encoding tyrosinase family protein yields the protein MSVRKNILSLTAAETQRLFAAFNTLKADGRYDNFTRRHMRAMNTATPAGSSRNVAHRGPAFLPWHRASLLEFESALLSVDPSISGLPYWKWEQESALNAGKPATSRFWSAALVGSDGVATAGDRVQDGPFASWTALIHQSSTNTFVPRSTPGLVRRLGRDPGGVTTLADQAQVTDALNNFTTYDLAPWDATVASFRNRLEGWHAGSRLHNQVHRWVGGDMLVGTSPNDPVFWLHHCNIDRIWWSWQSRYGVTTKYQPASGGPVGHNRNDVMQQLITPRPIAEVLDIRTLGYKYS
- a CDS encoding ATP-grasp fold amidoligase family protein yields the protein MHDPQYFTEKVLWRIAHDRRQLLAVTCDKARMKEWARQNAPAFVQIPRLRWQGRDLRELADVDLPEHWVLKPNHRSALVQFGSGAPDVDDLLSRTAGWLDPLQWVALGEWAYTLADASYLVEDRIGVPGDELTDFKFYVFEGDVALVHTDTNRFTHRGHRLYSPDWQWVGRAKGMPTGEDVPRPELLEEMLEAASAMGRGFDFIRVDLYQHDGQVWFGEITPYPGSGTISWQPDELDLRIGRRWRLPSFDETPVPPVDHGADRRVASPGAREAASRVPL